The stretch of DNA GTCATTTAAAGAGGAGGATATGATCCAATGAGCGGCTTGAAATTTAGAAGAACAGTTAAGCTGACAGTAAGTTATATTATATTGGCGATTTTAGCCATTGTGGCCGTCTATCCGGCCCTATGGGTCGTACTTGGTTCGTTACGTCCGGGAAAATCGCTCTACAGTAAGAGCCTGATCCCCGAAACCTTCACACTGGATCATTACCGGGAACTGTTCACTTCCGATACGGTTCTGTTCGGCACATGGTATATGAACACGCTCAAAATCGCGATACTCTCCATGATTATCGGGGTGTTCTTAACTCTCCTGACAAGCTATGCGGTCTCCCGCTTTCGCTTCAAAGGGCGCCAGACAGCATTGTCTACCGTACTGATCTTGGGGATGTTCCCGGGCTTCATGAGCATGATTGCCATCTATCTGCTGCTGAAGGAATGGCATCTGCTGGATACTCATCTGGCATTGATTATTGTGTATGCCGCAGGGGCGCCGCTTGGCGGAACCTTTATCGCGAAGGGCTTTCTCGATACGATTCCGCGAACCCTGGACGAGGCGGCCAAGATTGATGGGGCGGGCAACTTTAAGATTTTCACCAAGATCATTCTGCCGCTATCCCGCCCCATGCTGACGTATATCGGCTTAACCCAATTCGTCGGCCCATGGGTTGATTTCATCTTCGCCCGCCTGGTCCTGCGGACGAAGGAGAACTGGACGCTCGCCGTAGGGTTGTACGACATGGTCAACTCGAATCAGAACACGAACTTCACTGTGTTCTCGGCGGGTGCGGTGCTCATTGCCATCCCGATTACCATACTGTTCATGTTCCTGCAGCGTATGCTGGTGGAAGGCCTGACTTCAGGTGCGAGCAAGGGGTAAGTTCTTGCTCACTGTAGGAGACCTTTATATTAGAGGTTTATCTTAGGTCATAGAAACGGAAGACGAGAGTCCCGGTGCCATGCACCGGGACTGTTTTTTTTTCAGGAAGACAATTAAGAAATTCATACATAGCTAGCACCTAGGAATAGAAGAAGGGGGAAAGAAAGATGAAGTTCTGGAGTCAAAGCGGTTGGAGATCTGTGGGGATGAAGCTGTTTATTTTCTTATTTGCGGCGGTCGTTGTGCTCACCGGAGTGCTCGGGCTAGTCTCTTATCAGGTATCCAAGGGGATTGTCCGTGAGCAGGTCAGCTCCGCATCGGCTCAGGCGGTAGCGCAGGCAGCCGATAAGCTGGATTTCCTGCTTACGGAATACGAATCGTCATCCCGGCAGCTTGCCGTAGACCAAGTGTTGAGAGAGGATCTGAAGAGTGTAACCACGACAGGGATAAGTACGGTGCAGAAGGCCAAGGCAGAGGAGCGCATCAAGCGCAGGCTCGACGGGTTAACCGGCTCCGATTCCAGATTGGTCGGGGTGAAGCTGGTATCGCCAACCCTGGATTCATCCAAGTCCTACCAATCTACCGGAGGGAATGGGGTCCGGTCAGATGGGGAAGTCCAGGCCAGAATCAAACGTATTGTGGAAGCTGGAGGCAAGCCGGTATGGTTCCCGACCATGCCCAAAGGCTTCTTCAACAATACGAACACGCCTGAATTTGCGATGGGCCGGCTGCTTCGCAATTTACAGCATCCGGAGGCCGATTATATTCTGCTGTATCAGCTCGAAGAGACTTCACTAGGCGATATTCTATCGAATCTCAAGATCGGCAAGAAGGGCGAGGTTCGGCTGCTCTCAGCCGAGAATCAGGTGGTATATGCCCCGGATGCGGTACTGCTCGGGACTGAATCAGCCATTCAGGTCAGCCCTGATCAGGTCAAACGGAAGGAGACCGAGTTTACTTACCAGGAAGGCCAGGGCGGTGCAAAGCTTGCTGTATTCCAGCCGCTGAGGACGAACGCCTGGAACCTGGTTGGTTACGCGCCGGAAAGTGATTTCTTAAGCGCTGCGGACAAGCTGCTCTATATCACGCTGCTTATCATTCTCCTTGCGATGCTTGCGGCGGTCATGCTTGGGGTAGCACTGGTCCGCATGGTCGGGCGGCCGCTGAATCAGCTGTGCGGTCTTATGGAGCAGGCTGAGCAGGGCAATCTGCTGGTGCGCACCGACTTCCGGCGGAAGGATGAGATCGGCCGTCTGGGAAGCGGTTTTAACCGGATGATGGGCCAAATATCAAGCCTCGTGAATCGTACACAGGAGACGGCGGTAGGCGTACTATCTACGGCAGAAGAACTGGCCGGAGCTTCTCGCAGCACTTCTCATACCGCCGAGGAAATTGCCGAGTCTACTCGGGAAATTGCGGCTGGTGCGGGTGATCTGGCTCAGGAAGCGGATCAGGGGCTTCGAATTATAGAAGCGATGGAACAGCAGATGCATCAAGTTCACCAGGCTAATCATGCGATGAACAATTCGGCAGGGAAGGTCATCGAAGTGAGCGAACAGGGCTCTGCTTACATGACTGACCTGGTGGAGAAGACCGGGCAAGCTTCCTTGATGGCTGAACGGATTCAGGAATTCTCAAGCAAGCTGAACGATAGCACCGCTTCGATTCGCAGTATTCTGCAGCCGATGGTGGAGATGACCAAGCAGACACAGATTCTCTCCTTGAATGCTTCCATCGAGGCATCGAGAGCTGGCGCCTCGGGCAAAGGCTTCATGGTGATCGCGGA from Paenibacillus sp. CAA11 encodes:
- a CDS encoding sugar ABC transporter permease, which translates into the protein MSGLKFRRTVKLTVSYIILAILAIVAVYPALWVVLGSLRPGKSLYSKSLIPETFTLDHYRELFTSDTVLFGTWYMNTLKIAILSMIIGVFLTLLTSYAVSRFRFKGRQTALSTVLILGMFPGFMSMIAIYLLLKEWHLLDTHLALIIVYAAGAPLGGTFIAKGFLDTIPRTLDEAAKIDGAGNFKIFTKIILPLSRPMLTYIGLTQFVGPWVDFIFARLVLRTKENWTLAVGLYDMVNSNQNTNFTVFSAGAVLIAIPITILFMFLQRMLVEGLTSGASKG
- a CDS encoding methyl-accepting chemotaxis protein codes for the protein MKFWSQSGWRSVGMKLFIFLFAAVVVLTGVLGLVSYQVSKGIVREQVSSASAQAVAQAADKLDFLLTEYESSSRQLAVDQVLREDLKSVTTTGISTVQKAKAEERIKRRLDGLTGSDSRLVGVKLVSPTLDSSKSYQSTGGNGVRSDGEVQARIKRIVEAGGKPVWFPTMPKGFFNNTNTPEFAMGRLLRNLQHPEADYILLYQLEETSLGDILSNLKIGKKGEVRLLSAENQVVYAPDAVLLGTESAIQVSPDQVKRKETEFTYQEGQGGAKLAVFQPLRTNAWNLVGYAPESDFLSAADKLLYITLLIILLAMLAAVMLGVALVRMVGRPLNQLCGLMEQAEQGNLLVRTDFRRKDEIGRLGSGFNRMMGQISSLVNRTQETAVGVLSTAEELAGASRSTSHTAEEIAESTREIAAGAGDLAQEADQGLRIIEAMEQQMHQVHQANHAMNNSAGKVIEVSEQGSAYMTDLVEKTGQASLMAERIQEFSSKLNDSTASIRSILQPMVEMTKQTQILSLNASIEASRAGASGKGFMVIAEEIRKLAGQSSESIQDVSAMTDAIQETIEHTVQVLKEVSPLFGEQLQAVQEASSFFQSVRGEMDRFLEQIRQSAASVDALSATQEQLGQMMSGVSAVVQQTSASTEEVASMSAEQFKVSGQLVRLSEQLEELAATLQTTLAAFKEF